A genomic window from Scomber scombrus chromosome 18, fScoSco1.1, whole genome shotgun sequence includes:
- the aclya gene encoding ATP-citrate synthase has product MSAKAISEQTGKEFLYKYICTSAAVQNRFHYASVTAETDFDRLVQEHPWLLTERLVVKPDQLIKRRGKLGLVGINLDLNGVKEWLKSRLMREATVGKAKGMLKNFLIEPFVPHKQEEEFYVCIYATREGDYVLFHHEGGVDVGDVDAKAKKLLIGVDEKISADSVKKELLTNVPNDKKEVLASFIIGLFNLYEDLFFTYLEINPLVVTKKGVYVLDMAAKIDATADYICKAKWGNVEFPPPFGREAYPEEAYIADLDAKSGASLKLTLLNPQGRIWTMVAGGGASVVYSDTICDLGGVDELANYGEYSGAPSEQQTYDYAKTILSLMTREKHHDGKVLIIGGSIANFTNVAATFKGIVRAIRDYQVPLKEHEVTIFVRRGGPNYQEGLRVMGEVGKTTGIPIHVFGTETHMTAIVGMALGHRPIPNQPPVAAHTANFLLNSSGSTSTPVSSRTASFSENKAKVESSPAKKAKTGAPIAKGATLFTKQTKSLVWGMQTRAVQGMMDFDYVCSRDEPSVAAMVYPFTGDHKQKFYWGHKEILVPVYKNMSDAIKKHPDVDVLINFASLRSAFDSTMETMQYSQIHTIAIIAEGIPEAHTRKIIKAADQKGVTIIGPATVGGIKPGCFKIGNTGGMLDNILASKLYRPGSVAYVSRSGGMSNELNNIISRTTDGVFEGVAIGGDRYPGSVFTDHVLRYQDTPGVKMIVVLGEIGGTEEYKIGQAIKEGRITKPVVCWCIGTCATMFSSEVQFGHAGACANQASETAVAKNQALKEAGAFVPKSFDELGEVITSVYDDLVTKGVIQPAEEMPPPTVPMDYSWARELGLIRKPASFMTSICDERGQELIYAGMPITEVFKSEIGLGGTLGLLWFQRRLPRYACQFIEMCLMVTADHGPAVSGAHNTIVCARAGKDLISSLTSGLLTIGDRFGGALDAAAKQFSKAFDSGMLPMEFVNKMKKDGKLIMGIGHRVKSINNPDMRVQILKDFVKQHFPSTQLLDYALDVEKITTSKKPNLILNVDGFIGVAFVDLLRTCGGFTRDEADEFVEIGALNGIFVLGRSMGFIGHYLDQKRLKQGLYRHPWDDISYVLPEHMSM; this is encoded by the exons ATGTCGGCCAAAGCCATCTCCGAGCAGACGGGAAAGGAGTTCCTCTACAAGTACATCTGCACGTCGGCGGCTGTCCAGAACAGATTCCACTATGCCTCCGTGACTGCAGAGACCGACTTTGACCGACTGGTCCAAGAGCACCCATGGCTGCTCACAGAG AGGCTGGTGGTGAAGCCTGACCAGCTGATCAAGAGGCGAGGGAAGCTGGGCCTGGTCGGCATCAACCTGGACCTGAACGGCGTCAAAGAGTGGCTGAAATCCCGCCTCATGAGAGAAGCAACA gTGGGAAAAGCTAAAGGCATGCTCAAGAACTTCCTCATCGAGCCGTTTGTCCCACATAAACAG GAAGAGGAATTCTACGTGTGCATCTATGCTACCAGGGAGGGGGACTATGTGCTGTTTCACCACGAGGGAGGGGTGGATGTAGGAGACGTGGATGCCAAGGCAAAGAAGCTGCTAATTGGTGTGGATGAAAAGATCAGCGCTGACTCCGTGAAGAAGGAGCTGCTGACTAATGTTCCAAATGATAAGAAAGA GGTCCTGGCCAGCTTCATTATTGGGCTCTTCAACCTCTATGAGGACCTGTTCTTCACATACCTGGAGATCAACCCACTGG tgGTAACAAAAAAAGGAGTTTACGTGCTGGACATGGCAGCAAAGATTGATGCCACAGCGGACTACATCTGCAAGGCCAAGTGGGGCAACGTGGAGTTCCCTCCCCCATTCGGCAGGGAGGCCTATCCTGAG GAGGCTTACATCGCCGACCTCGATGCCAAGAGTGGTGCCAGCCTCAAACTGACCCTGCTCAACCCCCAGGGCAGGATATGGACCATGgtggcaggaggaggtgcatcAGTGGTGTACAG TGACACTATCTGCGACCTGGGTGGGGTTGACGAGCTGGCCAACTATGGGGAGTATTCAGGAGCACCAAGCGAACAGCAGACCTACGACTACGCCAAGACCATCCTGTCTCTGATGACCAGAGAGAAGCACCATGACG GAAAAGTACTGATCATTGGGGGGAGCATTGCAAACTTCACAAATGTCGCAGCAACATTTAAG GGAATTGTTCGAGCCATTAGAGACTACCAGGTGCCACTTAAGGAGCATGAGGTCACCATTTTTGTCCGCCGTGGAGGCCCCAACTACCAGGAAGGTCTCCGGGTGATGGGAGAAGTTG GCAAGACCACTGGGATCCCCATTCATGTCTTTGGCACAGAAACTCACATGACTGCTATTGTTGGCATGGCACTGGGCCACCGGCCAATCCCCAACCAGCCTCCTGTTGCAGCCCACACTGCCAACTTTCTCCTCAACTCCAGCGGCAGCACATCG ACTCCAGTATCCAGCAGAACTGCTTCTTTCTCTGAAAACAAAGCCAAAGTTGAAAGCTCTCCAGCCAAGAAGGCCAAAACTGGAGCTCCAATCG CCAAGGGAGCTACGCTCTTCACCAAACAGACAAAGTCCCTGGTGTGGGGCATGCAGACGCGGGCAGTGCAGGGCATGATGGATTTTGACTATGTCTGCTCCAGAGATGAGCCATCTGTCGCAGCCATGGTCTACCCGTTCAC TGGAGACCACAAACAGAAGTTCTACTGGGGCCACAAAGAGATCCTCGTCCCTGTGTATAAGAACATGAGCGATGCCATTAAGAAACACCCAGATGTGGATGTGCTCATCAACTTTGCCTCTCTGCGCTCAGCCTTTGACAGCACCATGGAGACAATGCAGTACTCACAG ATTCACACCATTGCCATCATCGCAGAAGGCATCCCAGAAGCCCACACCAGGAAGATCATCAAGGCAGCGGATCAGAAAGGTGTCACAATCATCGGACCCGCAACT gttGGAGGAATCAAACCGGGCTGTTTCAAGATCGGGAACACAGGAGGCATGCTCGATAACATCCTCGCCTCCAAACTCTATCGTCCAGGCAGCGTGGCCTACGTGTCCCGCTCAGGCGGCATGTCCAATGAACTCAATAACATAATCTCCCGCACCACTGATGGCGTTTTTGAAGGTGTGGCCATTGGTGGAGACAG ATACCCAGGCTCTGTGTTTACTGACCACGTGCTGCGCTACCAAGACACTCCTGGAGTGAAGATGATTGTTGTACTGGGAGAG ATCGGAGGCACAGAGGAGTACAAGATCGGCCAGGCGATTAAAGAGGGCAGGATCACAAAGCCAGTGGTGTGCTGGTGTATTGGCACCTGTGCCACCATGTTTTCCTCAGAG gTTCAGTTTGGACACGCAGGAGCTTGTGCAAACCAGGCTTCTGAGACAGCAGTGGCTAAGAACCAGGCACTGAAAGAGGCTGGTGCCTTCGTACCCAAGAGCTTCGATGAGCTGGGAGAAGTCATCAC ATCTGTATATGACGACCTTGTTACCAAAGGAGTCATCCAGCCAGCTGAAGAGATGCCTCCTCCCACTGTGCCAATGGATTATTCCTGGGCAAGA GAGTTGGGTCTGATCCGTAAACCAGCTTCCTTTATGACCAGTATCTGTGATGAGAGGGGTCAGGAGCTCATCTATGCAGGCATGCCCATCACTGAGGTCTTCAAGTCTGAAATAGGTCTGGGAGGAACTCTTGGGCTTCTTTGGTTCCAGAGGAG GTTGCCCAGGTATGCTTGTCAGTTCATTGAGATGTGCCTGATGGTGACCGCTGATCACGGCCCTGCTGTTTCTGGTGCCCACAACACTATCGTTTGTGCCCGAGCCGGCAAAGATCTCATCTCCAGCCTCACATCTGGCCTCCTCACCATC ggtgaCCGCTTTGGTGGTGCTCTGGATGCTGCAGCCAAGCAGTTTAGCAAAGCATTTGACAGTGGCATGCTGCCAATGGAATTTGTAAACAAGATGAAAAAGGATGGCAAGCTGATCATGGGCATTGGGCACAGAGTCAAGTCG ATTAACAATCCCGACATGAGAGTCCAGATCTTGAAGGACTTTGTGAAGCAGCATTTCCCCTCCACCCAGCTGCTGGACTACGCTCTAGATGTAGAGAAGATCACCACCTCCAAA AAACCCAACTTGATCCTGAATGTGGATGGCTTCATTGGTGTGGCCTTTGTGGATCTGCTCAGAACTTGTGGTGGATTTACACG TGATGAAGCTGACGA
- the cnp gene encoding 2',3'-cyclic-nucleotide 3'-phosphodiesterase has product MDTEISGEVLDASETPQQEQAVMEKEVVSKLETPEESTEPENPPAADEETEQLAVNGHDTEGANLKETEELIVTENVTLSDEKTEMEVEDNSPKAKSETESLSVAVSPPEPDESSEKISDPVAALDTEPENIQPGQPPVPEKNPEPLPMQTSLADSTPVPEPDELPESVPEAELPKQTLPEPVTLQQPVDTQPPKQEEKAPEQGDTEPELKTTMETAAEEVVKVGAGDDVVAEPTKEDEEKQEPAVEKAAAAAAETVLVKEASPEKPTEAETLKEETPAESGNVKPAEDEKKAEPEKSVESDTPKEAEPAAAAAAPEDVKPEQKDAEPEKEEEDTVPASGSLSFALLEREETKNALLSSRTLVVLRGLPGSGKSFLARAIADTYKDNCSVVCADEHNVKPESPESSADGYKAVDEAVVACCSSGTASSVLIVVDDTNHTQDRLARLGDIAREHHLVTVFLEPRTEWRQDLAQLKNKTKRGLEEAQMEAINSQLEEMSLPLYFGWFLLSSIQDKIRCTSMDFLKTLDTLEAFKKHSIDFTGKAEKEVDLEQYFKAKGTLHCTTKYCDYGKAEGAKEYAQKPAVTDFYGSAFEMSLSALFVTPRTFGARVSLTEEQLLLWPDDAEKEAASAVPAAASLPLGSRAHVTLGCAEGIEPVQTGLDLLQIVALQQEGQQGELVEEMELGSLTYYGEGRWLISLREPICAPACFSSSYKSKSDSTKKEPEKKKKPKCTIL; this is encoded by the exons ATGGATACTGAAATAAGCGGCGAGGTTTTAGATGCGTCAGAGACTCCACAGCAAGAGCAGGCTGTAATGGAAAAAGAGGTTGTGTCAAAGCTGGAGACGCCAGAGGAATCCACAGAGCCTGAGAATCCACCAGCTGCTGATGAAGAGACTGAGCAGCTGGCAGTGAACGGTCATGATACTGAAGGAGCAAACttaaaagaaacagaagagTTGATTGTGACCGAAAACGTCACACTGTCTGATGAGAAAACAGAAATGGAGGTTGAGGACAACTCGCCCAAAGCAAAATCTGAAACTGAGTCGCTGTCTGTTGCGGTGTCACCACCAGAACCAGATGAGTCATCTGAAAAGATCTCTGACCCAGTTGCAGCTTTAGACACAGAACCAGAAAACATTCAGCCTGGACAGCCGCCTGTGCCAGAGAAAAACCCAGAACCTTTGCCTATGCAAACGTCTCTGGCAGACAGCACCCCTGTACCAGAGCCAGATGAATTGCCGGAATCGGTTCCAGAGGCAGAGCTGCCAAAGCAAACATTACCTGAACCAGTCACACTGCAGCAGCCAGTAGATACACAGCCACCCAAACAAGAGGAGAAGGCACCAGAGCAAGGGGACACCGAGCCAGAACTGAAGACTACAATGGAAACTGCGGCAGAAGAAGTTGTTAAAGTGGGGGCAGGAGATGATGTTGTGGCTGAGCCTACcaaggaagatgaagaaaaacaagaaccaGCAGtagaaaaagcagcagcagcagcagcagagactgTGCTGGTGAAAGAAGCTTCCCCAGAAAAGCCAACAGAGGCTGAGACATTAAAGGAGGAGACGCCAGCTGAAAGTGGAAATGTGAAACCTGCGGAGGACGAGAAGAAAGCAGAACCAGAAAAATCAGTTGAGTCTGATACTCCGAAGGAAGctgagccagcagcagcagcagcagcaccagaaGATGTTAAACCTGAGCAGAAGGATGCTGAGCctgaaaaggaagaggaggatacAGTCCCTGCATCCGGCTCCCTGTCTTTTGCCCTCCTGGAGCGAGAGGAGACCAAAAATGCCCTACTGAGCTCTCGTACCCTTGTTGTCCTCAGAGGCCTTCCAGGAAGTGGCAAAAGCTTCTTGGCACGCGCCATAGCCGATACCTACAAAGACAACTGCTCTGTCGTCTGTGCTGATGAACACAATGTCAAACCAGAAAGTCCAGAATCCTCTGCGGATGGATACAAGGCTGTGGATGAGGCTGTGGTGGCCTGCTGCAGTTCAGGAACAGCTTCCTCTGTGCTGATTGTGGTCGATGACACCAACCACACCCAGGATCGGCTGGCCCGCCTGGGGGACATCGCCAGGGAGCACCATCTTGTTACTGTCTTCTTGGAGCCACGTACAGAATGGAGACAAGATCTAGCACAGCTGAAAAACAAGACCAAGCGTGGACTGGAGGAGGCCCAGATGGAAGCCATAAATAGTCAACTTGAGGAAATGTCCCTTCCTCTTTACTTTGGCTGGTTTCTTCTGTCATCAATCCAAGATAAGATTAGGTGCACGTCAATGGACTTTCTGAAAACGCTGGACACCTTGGAGGCCTTCAAGAAACACTCAATTGACT tcACTGGGAAAGCTGAGAAGGAGGTGGATCTGGAGCAGTACTTTAAAGCCAAAGGAACTCTCCACTGCACCACAAAGTACTGTGACTACGGAAAGGCGGAGGGTGCCAAAGAGTATGCACAGAAACCA GCTGTTACAGATTTCTATGGTTCTGCATTTGAGATGTCACTGAGCGCTCTCTTTGTCACTCCTCGCACTTTTGGTGCCAGAGTGTCGCTCACTGAGGAGCAGCTTTTGCTGTGGCCAGATGATGCCGAAAAGGAGGCGGCGTCTGCCGTCCCTGCAGCTGCCTCCCTGCCTCTGGGAAGCCGCGCCCACGTTACACTGGGCTGCGCAGAGGGTATCGAGCCAGTTCAAACAGGTCTGGATCTGCTCCAAATCGTAGCCCTGCAGCAGGaaggccagcagggggagctggTCGAGGAGATGGAGCTCGGCTCGCTGACCTATTACGGTGAAGGAAGGTGGCTGATCAGTCTCAGAGAGCCCATCTGCGCCCCGGCGTGCTTCTCCAGCTCCTACAAGAGCAAGTCCGACTCGACCAAAAAAGAaccagagaagaaaaagaagccaAAGTGCACCATATTGTAA